The Zea mays subsp. mays mitochondrion, complete genome genome contains a region encoding:
- the orf116-b gene encoding hypothetical protein codes for MPVTDELDAPAVVPVPKGKKKGKSRLSTMPEPKGKAVPIRFKASVLASLSSTSEPISSIQKLSSARPCAYASLCSLVSGLLLDLDGLRSSSLVIPNVARVFHAYKVLLKRIFFPSV; via the coding sequence ATGCCAGTAACTGACGAATTGGATGCTCCAGCAGTAGTTCCAGTTCCGAAGGGAAAAAAAAAGGGAAAGTCCCGCTTGTCAACCATGCCTGAGCCCAAAGGAAAAGCAGTACCAATCCGCTTCAAAGCTTCAGTCCTAGCTAGCCTATCTTCGACGTCAGAACCAATTTCTTCAATTCAAAAGCTTTCTTCAGCTCGCCCTTGTGCTTACGCCAGCCTTTGTTCACTTGTCTCGGGCTTACTTCTAGACTTGGATGGACTTCGATCTTCATCTTTAGTAATACCTAACGTTGCTAGGGTCTTCCATGCTTATAAAGTATTACTAAAAAGAATCTTTTTTCCTAGTGTTTAA
- the orf117-a gene encoding hypothetical protein yields MKFPIILQVDKKRPREGSVISFSDQDSEGIQRPHDDAIVLVLKIGGNRVKRVLVDTGSSADILYKRAFDQMNLELRHLGQVRTPLVGFTGDTLQPLGKIPLRVEFGPVFGNDRLSGS; encoded by the coding sequence ATGAAGTTCCCGATCATCCTTCAGGTCGACAAGAAAAGGCCAAGGGAAGGTAGCGTGATCAGCTTTTCGGATCAAGATTCTGAGGGCATACAGCGACCTCATGATGATGCGATAGTTCTTGTCCTGAAAATAGGAGGAAACAGAGTCAAACGTGTTTTGGTTGATACAGGGAGTTCGGCGGATATATTATACAAACGAGCATTCGATCAAATGAACCTAGAGCTGCGTCATCTAGGTCAGGTACGAACACCCCTAGTGGGATTCACTGGAGATACTCTGCAACCGTTAGGCAAAATTCCCCTAAGGGTCGAGTTCGGCCCGGTCTTCGGCAATGATAGACTTTCTGGTAGTTGA
- the orf122 gene encoding hypothetical protein produces the protein MEKNSLIMVKRAPSHSSAFPFFYPHRNQCLGIFPAPTFPLLQSAHSFSFPSAWLRGSNGLPFRLLLVRPMDPLISPLPSQLLPHAPSSPSETSNNIPSPFYGDRTLLPLLLPLGSISSSDGM, from the coding sequence ATGGAAAAAAATTCATTAATAATGGTGAAAAGGGCTCCCTCACACTCATCTGCCTTTCCCTTCTTCTACCCGCACCGCAATCAATGTTTAGGAATTTTCCCGGCTCCCACTTTTCCACTTCTTCAGTCGGCTCACTCATTTTCTTTTCCTTCTGCTTGGCTTCGGGGGTCTAACGGTTTACCTTTTCGCCTTCTCTTGGTTCGTCCCATGGATCCTCTTATATCACCTCTTCCTTCTCAACTGCTGCCACATGCCCCTTCTTCCCCTTCAGAGACATCAAATAACATTCCCTCGCCATTTTATGGTGACCGGACTCTACTCCCACTCCTGCTTCCGTTGGGATCAATTTCATCATCAGATGGGATGTAG
- the orf114-a gene encoding hypothetical protein, which translates to MSEPTEEVEKWEPGKFLNIDCGAGRRRERQMSVREPFSPLLMNFFPLDLALEKAMEHANGQQLFFYARYAGDLVFKVLDLGPRCHRMNARYTCFQKEANLNTESRRKKLFYFER; encoded by the coding sequence ATGAGTGAGCCGACTGAAGAAGTGGAAAAGTGGGAGCCGGGAAAATTCCTAAACATTGATTGCGGTGCGGGTAGAAGAAGGGAAAGGCAGATGAGTGTGAGGGAGCCCTTTTCACCATTATTAATGAATTTTTTTCCATTAGACCTAGCTCTTGAAAAAGCAATGGAACATGCAAATGGGCAGCAACTCTTCTTTTACGCTAGGTATGCCGGTGATCTAGTGTTTAAGGTTTTGGATTTAGGACCTAGATGTCATCGAATGAATGCTCGGTATACTTGCTTTCAGAAGGAAGCTAATCTGAACACTGAATCCAGAAGAAAGAAGCTTTTCTATTTTGAGAGATGA